In one window of Camelina sativa cultivar DH55 chromosome 15, Cs, whole genome shotgun sequence DNA:
- the LOC104744237 gene encoding homeobox-leucine zipper protein ATHB-20 isoform X2 encodes MYVFDPNADADAGLRLEMAFPQHGFMFQQLHEDTSQDQLPSCPPHLFSGGGNYMMNRSMSLMNVQEDHNQTLDEENLSDDGAHTMLGEKKKRLQLEQVKALEKSFELGNKLEPERKIQLAKALGMQPRQIAIWFQNRRARWKTRQLERDYDSLKKQFESLKSDNDSLLAYNKKLLAEVMALKNKECNESNIIKREAEASWSNNGSTENSSDINLEMPREITTTHVNTIKDLFPSSIRSSAHRDNDDHHQNHEMVQEESLCNMFNGIDETTSAGYWAWSDPNHNHPHQFN; translated from the exons atgtatgtgTTTGATCCAAACGCAGACGCAGACGCAGGATTGAGATTAGAGATGGCGTTTCCTCAACATGGTTTTATGTTCCAACAACTTCATGAAGACACTAGTCAAGATCAACTCCCTTCATGTCCTCCTCATCTTTTCAGTG GAGGAGGAAACTATATGATGAACAGATCCATGTCTTTAATGAACGTGCAAGAAGATCATAATCAAACCTTGGATGAGGAGAATCTATCAGACGATGGGGCGCATACTATGcttggagagaagaaaaagagactgCAACTAGAGCAGGTTAAGGCATTAGAGAAAAGCTTTGAGCTTGGGAACAAGCTGGAGCCAGAGAGGAAGATACAACTAGCTAAAGCATTAGGGATGCAACCGAGACAGATCGCGATTTGGTTTCAAAACAGGAGAGCTAGGTGGAAGACTAGACAGCTCGAGAGAGATTATGATTCACTCAAGAAACAGTTTGAGTCTCTTAAATCCGACAATGATTCTCTACTTGCCTACAACAAGAAACTCCTTGCTGAG GTGATGGCTTTAAAGAACAAAGAATGTAATGAATCAAACATCATAAAGAGAGAAGCAGAAGCCTCATGGAGCAACAATGGAAGCACAGAGAATAGTTCAGACATAAATCTGGAGATGCCTAGAGAGATCACTACGACACATGTGAACACGATCAAAGACCTTTTCCCTTCATCGATCCGATCATCTGCACATCGTGATAATGATGATCATCACCAGAATCATGAGATGGTTCAAGAAGAGAGCCTTTGTAACATGTTTAATGGCATTGATGAAACGACGTCGGCTGGTTATTGGGCATGGTCTGACCCAAACCACAACCATCCCCACCAATTCAACTGA
- the LOC104744237 gene encoding homeobox-leucine zipper protein ATHB-20 isoform X3, with protein sequence MAFPQHGFMFQQLHEDTSQDQLPSCPPHLFSGGGNYMMNRSMSLMNVQEDHNQTLDEENLSDDGAHTMLGEKKKRLQLEQVKALEKSFELGNKLEPERKIQLAKALGMQPRQIAIWFQNRRARWKTRQLERDYDSLKKQFESLKSDNDSLLAYNKKLLAEVMALKNKECNESNIIKREAEASWSNNGSTENSSDINLEMPREITTTHVNTIKDLFPSSIRSSAHRDNDDHHQNHEMVQEESLCNMFNGIDETTSAGYWAWSDPNHNHPHQFN encoded by the exons ATGGCGTTTCCTCAACATGGTTTTATGTTCCAACAACTTCATGAAGACACTAGTCAAGATCAACTCCCTTCATGTCCTCCTCATCTTTTCAGTG GAGGAGGAAACTATATGATGAACAGATCCATGTCTTTAATGAACGTGCAAGAAGATCATAATCAAACCTTGGATGAGGAGAATCTATCAGACGATGGGGCGCATACTATGcttggagagaagaaaaagagactgCAACTAGAGCAGGTTAAGGCATTAGAGAAAAGCTTTGAGCTTGGGAACAAGCTGGAGCCAGAGAGGAAGATACAACTAGCTAAAGCATTAGGGATGCAACCGAGACAGATCGCGATTTGGTTTCAAAACAGGAGAGCTAGGTGGAAGACTAGACAGCTCGAGAGAGATTATGATTCACTCAAGAAACAGTTTGAGTCTCTTAAATCCGACAATGATTCTCTACTTGCCTACAACAAGAAACTCCTTGCTGAG GTGATGGCTTTAAAGAACAAAGAATGTAATGAATCAAACATCATAAAGAGAGAAGCAGAAGCCTCATGGAGCAACAATGGAAGCACAGAGAATAGTTCAGACATAAATCTGGAGATGCCTAGAGAGATCACTACGACACATGTGAACACGATCAAAGACCTTTTCCCTTCATCGATCCGATCATCTGCACATCGTGATAATGATGATCATCACCAGAATCATGAGATGGTTCAAGAAGAGAGCCTTTGTAACATGTTTAATGGCATTGATGAAACGACGTCGGCTGGTTATTGGGCATGGTCTGACCCAAACCACAACCATCCCCACCAATTCAACTGA
- the LOC104744238 gene encoding binding partner of ACD11 1, whose protein sequence is MYPCGYVAEVTNLSPQATEKDVLSFFSHCGIVELVEITGYEGDALTAYVTFRDAYALDMAVLLSGATIVDQTVSISMYGVYLHESNHLTPKEDDYCVTTTRSDAFASSPGEVVTVAQQVVKTMLAKGYVLSTDAIGKARALDESQRFSSLVATKLAEISHYIGLTQNIQSSMEVVRSADEKYHFSEFTKSAVLVTGTAAVAAATITGKVAAAAATGVVNSRYFANGALWFSDALGRAAKAAAHMGGGGSS, encoded by the exons atgtATCCTTGTGGTTACGTTGCTGAAGTCACCAACTTGTCTCCTCAAGCCACTGAGAAAGATGTTCTTAGTTTCTTTTCTCACTGTGGAATCGTCGAGCTCGTCGAGATCACCGG GTACGAAGGGGATGCGTTAACGGCTTATGTAACCTTCAGAGATGCGTATGCTCTAGATATGGCTGTCTTGCTTAGC GGAGCTACGATCGTTGATCAAACCGTTTCGATATCCATGTACGGTGTCTATTTACATGAATCTAACCATCTCACACCAAAAGAAGACGACTATTGTGTAACG ACCACTCGTTCGGATGCTTTTGCTTCATCACCTGGAGAAGTTGTAACCGTGGCTCAACAAGTTGTAAAGACAATGTTGGCTAAAGGCTACGTTCTAAGCACAGACGCCATCGGTAAAGCCAGAGCTTTGGATGAGTCTCAGAGATTCTCAAGCTTGGTAGCCACCAAATTGGCAGAGATCAGCCATTACATTGGCCTCACACAGAACATTCAGTCTAGTATGGAAGTGGTCAGATCAGCAGACGAGAAATATCATTTCTCGGAGTTCACAAAATCCGCGGTTCTCGTCACAGGAACGGCTGCCGTGGCTGCAGCCACCATTACAGGGAAAGTGGCTGCAGCTGCAGCGACTGGTGTGGTGAACAGTCGATACTTTGCTAATGGGGCTTTATGGTTCTCAGATGCTTTGGGCCGGGCTGCAAAAGCAGCGGCCCATATGGGTGGAGGAGGAAGCAGTTGA
- the LOC104744240 gene encoding pyruvate, phosphate dikinase regulatory protein 2 translates to MSQHGVSGNPEPPIPTGSSSPKMKISPKLNRWSMGRALRSGGVKLDRPIRRTDNTHFRQATESNETEEDDKKTSAIDVEITAGKSIYLISDGTGWTAEHSVNAALGQFEDYSVNRGSSVNTHLFSWVEDEEKLIEIINQAAKEGAMCFYTLANPLMAKSAKQACDQCGVLSVDILGPIIEGIASHLGVSPSGLTRGAAGRVKTLNDAYFKRIEAIEFTIKQDDGTLPENLSKADIVLVGVSRTGKTPLSTYIAQKGYKVANVPFVMGVEPPRTLFDVEPRKVFALKIQLVVLQAIRRTRARTLGVDTQAENNYSGIDPVRKELDFASRIFAENPGWAVIDVTNKAIEETAAVILRLYHDGRDSTTSVPCISQRY, encoded by the exons ATGAGCCAACACGGCGTCTCAGGCAATCCCGAACCTCCAATTCCGACAGGTTCGTCGAGTCCGAAGATGAAGATTAGTCCCAAATTGAATCGCTGGTCCATGGGCCGAGCTTTACGATCCGGTGGTGTTAAGCTCGACCGTCCAATTCGCCGTACCGATAACACGCATTTCCGTCAAGCAACGGAATCCAATGAGACGGAGGAGGATGATAAGAAGACGTCGGCGATTGACGTTGAGATAACGGCGGGAAAGTCTATCTATTTGATTTCCGACGGGACAGGGTGGACGGCTGAGCACTCCGTTAACGCCGCTTTGGGGCAGTTCGAAGATTACTCGGTGAATCGTGGGTCTTCTGTAAATACTCATCTCTTCTCTTGg GTTGAGGATGAGGAGAAGCTAATAGAGATTATTAACCAAGCGGCCAAGGAAGGAGCAATGTGTTTCTATACTTTAGCAAACCCTTTAATGGCTAAATCTGCTAAACAAGCCTGCGATCAATGTGGTGTGCTTTCGGTTGATATCCTAGGACCAATCATCGAAGGGATTGCGTCTCACTTAGGTGTTTCTCCATCAGGTCTTACCCGTGGAGCAGCTGGTAGGGTCAAGACTCTCAATGATGCATATTTCAAAAGGATTGAAGCCATTGAGTTTACCATTAAGCAAGATGATGGGACTTTACCCGAGAACTTAAGTAAGGCTGATATAGTTCTAGTTGGGGTTTCTCGGACAGGGAAGACGCCGTTGTCGACTTACATAGCTCAAAAGGGGTACAAAGTTGCGAACGTACCGTTTGTGATGGGTGTGGAACCACCCAGGACACTCTTTGATGTTGAACCGAGAAAGGTTTTTGCTTTGAAGATTCAGCTTGTTGTACTTCAAGCGATTAGGAGAACAAGGGCTAGAACTTTAGGGGTAGATACACAGGCAGAAAACAATTACTCAGGGATAGATCCTGTTCGGAAAGAACTGGATTTCGCGTCAAGGATCTTTGCGGAAAACCCCGGATGGGCAGTGATAG ATGTGACCAATAAGGCGATTGAAGAAACCGCGGCTGTGATTCTGCGGCTGTACCATGATGGTAGAGACAGTACTACTTCAGTACCGTGTATCTCACAACGCTACTAA